One Hordeum vulgare subsp. vulgare chromosome 4H, MorexV3_pseudomolecules_assembly, whole genome shotgun sequence DNA window includes the following coding sequences:
- the LOC123447265 gene encoding uncharacterized protein LOC123447265 has product MAAMAAASSLLEPARFLIPPHHPRSLRGLHHLRPAPLPSRARFPRLRAHPPPSPGPVAAEPPPSPAPLLDALRRSLLDTLAALRKPALALLLAGALLAAAAPHHAALAASGGRVGGSAFSSRSSRSSPSPSYGYTAPAPRMGGGGYSSAPFYSPSPFVSVGPAVGIGFGGSGFLLTLVGFAAFLYLGGFLTDSSGGGSVLTDTQKTTVLKLQVGLLGMARSFQKELDQIAEKADTSTPAGLSYVLTETTLALLRHPDCCISAYSTVDVKRSIDDGEKRFNQLSIEERGKFDEETLVNVNSIKRQKAGTQRSSGFSNEYIVITILVAAEGVYKLPTINSSGDLKTALQMLGGVPSSKIMAVEVLWTPQNENDTLSERELLEDYPLLRPL; this is encoded by the exons atggccgccatggccgccgcctcctccctcctcGAGCCCGCCCGCTTCCTCATCCCCCCGCACCACCCGCGCTCGCTCCGCGGCCTGCACCACCTCCGCCCCGCGCCCCTCCCATCCCGCGCCCGCTTCCCGCGCCTCCGCGCCCACCCGCCGCCATCCCCCGGCCCCGTGGCCGCCGAGCCGCCGCCCAGCCCCGCCCCGCTGCTCGACGCGCTCAGGCGGTCCCTCCTCGACACGCTCGCGGCGCTCAGGAAGCCCGCGCTGGCGCTCCTCCTGGCCGGCGCGCTGCTCGCGGCCGCGGCGCCCCACCACGCGGCGCTGGCCGCGTCCGGCGGCCGCGTCGGCGGGTCCGCCTTCTCCTCCCGCTCCTCCCGCTCCTCCCCGTCCCCGTCCTACGGGTACACCGCGCCGGCGCCCAGGATGGGCGGAGGAGGGTACTCCTCCGCGCCCTTCTACTCGCCTTCGCCCTTCGTGTCCGTCGGCCCCGCCGTCGGCATCGGATTCGGCGGGTCAGGGTTCCTCCTCACCCTGGTGGGCTTCGCCGCGTTCCtctacctcggtggcttcctcacCGACTCCTCCGGGGGCGGGAGCGTGCTCACCGACACGCAGAAGACCACCGTCCTCAAGCTGCAG GTTGGCTTGCTAGGCATGGCCCGATCATTTCAAAAGGAGCTTGACCAAATAGCCGAGAAAGCGGATACGTCTACCCCAGCTGGGTTGAGCTATGTACTAACAG AGACAACATTGGCATTGCTTCGGCATCCAGATTGCTGTATCTCAGCTTATTCAACA GTGGATGTCAAACGAAGCATAGATGATGGGGAAAAACGTTTCAATCAACTGTCAATTGAAGAACGAGGCAAGTTTGATGAAGAGACGCTAGTGAATGTGAACAGTATCAAGAGGCAAAAGGCAGGCACTCAAAGATCAAGTGGTTTTAGCAACGAGTACATTGTG ATTACCATATTGGTTGCTGCTGAGGGAGTGTACAAGCTACCTACTATAAATAGCAGTGGTGACTTGAAGACAGCTCTACAAATGCTTGGTGGCGTACCGTCAAGCAAAATAATG GCGGTCGAGGTCTTATGGACACCACAAAATGAGAACGACACATTGTCGGAGCGGGAACTCCTGGAAGATTACCCACTTTTGAGGCCCCTATAG
- the LOC123447267 gene encoding proteasome subunit beta type-2, which yields MECVIGVVGRDFAVVAADTSAVQSILVHKTDEDKIMLLDSHKLMGASGEPGDRVQFTEFIQKNLHLYQFRNNMPLSTAATANFTRGELATALRKNPYSVNIILAGFDKDAGASMYYIDYIATLHKIDKGAFGYGSYFCLSLMDKLYHPDMTVEEAVDLVDKCIKEIRLRLVVAPQNFAIKIVDKDGARDYARREIGGDSPAAATTAATVATTA from the exons ATGGAGTGCGTCATCGGAGTGGTCGGCCGCGACTtcgcggtggtggcggcggacaCGTCGGCCGTGCAGAGCATCCTCGTCCACAAGACGGACGAGGACAAGATCATGCTCCTCGACTCCCACAAGCTCATgggcgcctccggcgagcccggcGACCG CGTGCAGTTCACCGAGTTCATCCAGAAGAACCTCCACCTCTACCAGTTCCGCAACAACATGCCGCTcagcaccgccgccaccgccaacTTCACCCGCGGCGAGCTCGCCACCGCCCTCCGCAAG AATCCCTACTCTGTAAACATTATACTTGCAGGGTTTGATAAAGATGCCGGTGCATCGATGTACTACATTGACTACATCGCGACACTCCACAAGATCGACAAGGGAGCATTTGGGTACGGGTCGTACTTCTGTTTGTCGCTGATGGACAAGTTGTACCACCCTGACATGACTGTCGAGGAAGCGGTAGACCTTGTTGACAAGTGCATCAAGGAGATCAGACTCCGGCTGGTCGTCGCGCCTCAGAATTTCGCCATCAAGATTGTGGACAAGGATGGCGCCAGGGACTATGCTAGGCGTGAGATCGGAGGTGACAGTCCTGCAGCCGCAACCACAgccgcaacagtagcaacaactgcCTGA